A stretch of DNA from Erwinia aphidicola:
CTCAAATATGGGTGATTTCCAGGCGCGCCGCATGAAAGCACGCTGCCGTGCGCGTGGCGAAAAAGCCACCCGCCTGGTGCATACCCTGAATGGCTCCGGCCTGGCAGTAGGGCGTACACTGGTGGCGGTGCTGGAAAACTACCAGCAGGCTGATGGCCGTATTGAAGTGCCGGAAGTGCTGCGCCCGTACATGAAAGGACTTGAGTTTATCGGCTAATCACCTCGCCGATTGCAATGTTCAAAACCCGCCGCTGGCGGGTTTTTTTATGCCGGCGATCGAGCAAAATAAATGATTGAGAGTTTGGTTCGCCCTAAGCCAATTTAAAGAGAATTCAATGAGATAATTCGTGGCGAAAAGTTGTGACTCAGATCTCCCACTCGTTGTAGATAAGAAAATTAAATCGCTGTACTACAAATCGTGCTGTGACTGATTTATTCCGCTTTTACAATTGCTTGCATGGTGGCATTATGCGCGCAAAATCCTCTCTCGCTGCGGTTCTTCACTACTATGTCCACCTGGTCACGCCCTGTTATCGTGCTGCTTTGCGGCTTGCTGCTGATGACGGTCTCAATTGCTGTGCTCAATACGCTGGTGCCACTGTGGCTGACCCATGATGCGTTGCCAACGTGGCAAGTGGGCATGGTCAGTTCCTCTTATTATTGCGGCAACCTGCTGGGCACGCTGATTGCCGGTTGGACGATCAAAAATTACGGTTTCAACCGCAGCTATTATTTTGCTTCCCTGCTGTTCGCCCTGGCAACCGTGGCTTTGGGGCTGGGCACTGGATTCTGGTCCTGGGCGCTCTGGCGCTTTATTGCCGGGGTCGGCTGTGCGTTGATCTGGGTGGTGGTTGAGAGTGCGCTATTATGCAACGGTACGTTGCGCAACCGTGGCCGCCTGCTGGCTGCTTATATGATTATGTACTATATCGGCACCGTCCTTGGACAGCTGCTGGTGAGTAAGGTCTCTACCGAACTGCTGCACGTGCTGCCGTGGGTAACCGGCGTGGTGCTGGCCGCTATCCTGCCGTTGGTATTCTGCCGCGTGACGGCAAACCAGATGGAAGAAGAGGCCACGCCAGGCCGACTGTGGCCGATGTTGCGCCGCCGCAGCGCGCGCCTGGGGATCAACGGCTGCATTATCTCCGGTATCGTTCTGGGCTCGCTGTATGGCCTGATGCCGCTCTACCTTTCCCATCAGGGAATGAGCGACTCGACGATTGGTTACTGGATGGCGCTGCTGGTCAGTGCGGGGATCATTGGCCA
This window harbors:
- a CDS encoding MFS transporter, yielding MSTWSRPVIVLLCGLLLMTVSIAVLNTLVPLWLTHDALPTWQVGMVSSSYYCGNLLGTLIAGWTIKNYGFNRSYYFASLLFALATVALGLGTGFWSWALWRFIAGVGCALIWVVVESALLCNGTLRNRGRLLAAYMIMYYIGTVLGQLLVSKVSTELLHVLPWVTGVVLAAILPLVFCRVTANQMEEEATPGRLWPMLRRRSARLGINGCIISGIVLGSLYGLMPLYLSHQGMSDSTIGYWMALLVSAGIIGQWPIGRLADRFGRLLVLRVQVFVVILGALAMLGNAAMAPALFILGCAGFTLYPVAMSWACEKVGHHELVAMNQALLLSYTVGSLAGPTMTSMLMQSYSDRVLFVMIAAVALVYLVMLLRKADHHATPVAHA